A region from the Sander vitreus isolate 19-12246 chromosome 1, sanVit1, whole genome shotgun sequence genome encodes:
- the lysmd2 gene encoding lysM and putative peptidoglycan-binding domain-containing protein 2 produces MAEFSPVLSMRDGGGRFGQPIFPRSRSGSESESELSQSLARTKIRSYGSTASVTASLGEKYIEHRVTDSDTLQGIALKYGVTMEQIKRANKLFSNDCIFLKNSLNIPVVSEKRYIFNGLSMESPDGDSEAACQEADTPCVMLQDIEGPSPASSPPPEELSAKDFLHRLDLQIKQSKQAARRLKEEEVRNNEEDYTTPTTSYQEI; encoded by the exons ATGGCGGAGTTTTCGCCCGTCCTGTCGATGCGGGATGGAGGAGGACGATTTGGCCAACCCATCTTCCCTCGGTCCAGGTCCGGTTCCGAGTCAGAGAGCGAACTGTCCCAGAGCCTGGCCCGGACCAAGATCCGCTCGTACGGAAGCACAGCTAGCGTCACGGCTTCTCTGGGGGAGAAATACATAGAGCATCGGGTTACAGACAGTGATACCCTGCAAGGGATTGCTCTCAAATATGGTGTTACG ATGGAGCAAATCAAGAGAGCCAACAAGCTGTTCAGCAATGACTGCATTTTTCTGAAGAATAGCCTCAACATCCCTGTGGTGTCGGAGAAGCGCTACATATTTAACGGACTGTCCATGGAGTCTCCTGATGGGGACAGTGAAGCAGCATGCCAGGAGGCAGATACACCTTGTGTTATGTTGCAGGATATCGAGGGACCCTCGCCAGCCTCATCTCCACCCCCAGAGGAGCTGTCAGCCAAAGACTTCTTACACAGACTGGACTTGCAAattaaacaatcaaaacaggCAGCACGCAGGCTGAAAGAagaggaagtaag GAACAATGAGGAGGACTACACAACCCCAACAACGTCATATCAGGAGATATAA
- the scg3 gene encoding secretogranin-3 isoform X2 has protein sequence MASYYVGLFVLFQLLALNAMSQISAFPTPTASTDDKTVYNRQLTEERPLQEQIAEADSVKAAVQSAEGKRPTDSKDVESEQDLDDFTVLKSLADGQKSKETTELPLKKEGQYVPDESDSTKSRRLTEDYDSTKSGMDYGKYQDDTEGFRQVDGTPLTAEDIVQKIANKIYEEDDRGVFDRIVSKLLKLGLITDSQADTLEYQVAEALQDLITKNAKNNEIEDDESNEQETRGEQEDQGSDSNKDTWELPSRRYNKDEDDDEENDDEIEDEVDRDAEEEGGDTATKTWDKDAEEGNEVRPKDGLQDLQYFPNFYRLLSSLDSDQDTQERETLITIMKTLIDFVKMMVKYGTITPEEGVSYLENLDAMIAMQTKNKLGKALGPPDFTGPNGKNLDEDDNTKAEAAKMQKEYENLKDSTKEEQPSTETNQPGKSETYLEAIRKNIEWLKKHNKEEGKEDYDLSKLKDFMDQQVDSYIEKGIIAKDEGDTIKRIYSSL, from the exons ATGGCGTCATATTACGTTGGCCTTTTCGTCCTTTTCCAGCTTCTAGCCCTGAATGCAATGAGCCAGATATCTGCCTTCCCCACACCGACAGCCTCAACGGATG ATAAAACTGTGTACAATAGACAGTTGACAGAAGAAAGGCCACTACAAGAGCAG ATTGCTGAGGCGGACAGCGTGAAGGCTGCAGTACAGTCAGCTG AGGGCAAGCGTCCCACTGACTCCAAGGACGTGGAGTCAGAGCAGGACCTTGATGACTTCACCGTGCTGAAGTCACTGGCTGATGGCCAGAAATCAAAGGAGACCACTGAGCTGCCACTCAAGAAGGAGGGCCAGTATGTTCCGGATGAATCAGACTCGACCAAGAGCCGGCGTCTAACTGAGGACTACGACTCTACCAAGAGCGGGATGGACTATGGCAAGTATCAGG ATGACACAGAAGGTTTCCGTCAGGTCGACGGCACTCCACTGACAGCAGAAGACATTGTCCAGAAGATCGCAAACAAGATCTACGAGGAGGACGACAGAGGGGTGTTCGACAGGATTGTCTCAAAACTGCTCAAACTGGGGCTG ATCACAGACAGTCAGGCAGACACTCTGGAGTATCAGGTGGCCGAGGCTCTCCAGGATCTCATCACCAAAAACGCCAAGAACAACGAGATTGAGGACGATGAGAGCAACGAACAAGAAACCAGGGGAGAGCAGGAAGACCAGGGCTCAGACAGTAACAAG GACACATGGGAGCTACCCAGTCGGCGCTACAACAAAGACGAGGACGACGATGAAGAAAATGATGATGAGATTGAGGACGAAGTGGACAGGGAtgcagaagaagaaggaggtgACACAGCCACCAAAACCTGGGACAAAGATGCTGAGGAGGGCAACGAGGTGAGACCCAAAGACGGGCTCCAGGACCTGCAGTACTTCCCCAACTTCTACCGTCTGCTCAGCAGCCTCGACTcag ATCAAGACactcaggagagagagacattgaTCACCATCATGAAGACGCTGATTGACTTTGTGAAGATGATGGTGAAGTACGGCACTATCACGCCTGAGGAGGGAGTGTCCTATCTGG AGAACCTGGATGCTATGATAGCCATGCAGACCAAGAACAAGCTGGGTAAGGCTCTCGGGCCTCCTGACTTCACTGGACCCAATG GAAAAAACTTGGATGAGGATGACAACACGAAGGCTGAGGCCGCCAAGATGCAGAAGGAGTATGAAAACCTGAAAGACTCAACCAAGGAGGAGCAGCCATCAACTGAGACCA ATCAGCCCGGCAAGTCAGAGACCTATCTGGAGGCCATCAGGAAGAACATTGAGTGGttgaagaaacacaacaaagaaGAAGGCAAAGAGG ATTATGACCTGTCCAAGCTGAAGGACTTCATGGACCAGCAGGTTGACTCCTACATTGAGAAGGGCATCATCGCCAAGGATGAAGGAGACACTATCAAGAGGATCTACAGCAGCCTGTAA
- the scg3 gene encoding secretogranin-3 isoform X3 — translation MASYYVGLFVLFQLLALNAMSQISAFPTPTASTDVADKTVYNRQLTEERPLQEQIAEADSVKAAVQSAEGKRPTDSKDVESEQDLDDFTVLKSLADGQKSKETTELPLKKEGQYVPDESDSTKSRRLTEDYDSTKSGMDYDDTEGFRQVDGTPLTAEDIVQKIANKIYEEDDRGVFDRIVSKLLKLGLITDSQADTLEYQVAEALQDLITKNAKNNEIEDDESNEQETRGEQEDQGSDSNKDTWELPSRRYNKDEDDDEENDDEIEDEVDRDAEEEGGDTATKTWDKDAEEGNEVRPKDGLQDLQYFPNFYRLLSSLDSDQDTQERETLITIMKTLIDFVKMMVKYGTITPEEGVSYLENLDAMIAMQTKNKLGKALGPPDFTGPNGKNLDEDDNTKAEAAKMQKEYENLKDSTKEEQPSTETNQPGKSETYLEAIRKNIEWLKKHNKEEGKEDYDLSKLKDFMDQQVDSYIEKGIIAKDEGDTIKRIYSSL, via the exons ATGGCGTCATATTACGTTGGCCTTTTCGTCCTTTTCCAGCTTCTAGCCCTGAATGCAATGAGCCAGATATCTGCCTTCCCCACACCGACAGCCTCAACGGATG TTGCAGATAAAACTGTGTACAATAGACAGTTGACAGAAGAAAGGCCACTACAAGAGCAG ATTGCTGAGGCGGACAGCGTGAAGGCTGCAGTACAGTCAGCTG AGGGCAAGCGTCCCACTGACTCCAAGGACGTGGAGTCAGAGCAGGACCTTGATGACTTCACCGTGCTGAAGTCACTGGCTGATGGCCAGAAATCAAAGGAGACCACTGAGCTGCCACTCAAGAAGGAGGGCCAGTATGTTCCGGATGAATCAGACTCGACCAAGAGCCGGCGTCTAACTGAGGACTACGACTCTACCAAGAGCGGGATGGACTATG ATGACACAGAAGGTTTCCGTCAGGTCGACGGCACTCCACTGACAGCAGAAGACATTGTCCAGAAGATCGCAAACAAGATCTACGAGGAGGACGACAGAGGGGTGTTCGACAGGATTGTCTCAAAACTGCTCAAACTGGGGCTG ATCACAGACAGTCAGGCAGACACTCTGGAGTATCAGGTGGCCGAGGCTCTCCAGGATCTCATCACCAAAAACGCCAAGAACAACGAGATTGAGGACGATGAGAGCAACGAACAAGAAACCAGGGGAGAGCAGGAAGACCAGGGCTCAGACAGTAACAAG GACACATGGGAGCTACCCAGTCGGCGCTACAACAAAGACGAGGACGACGATGAAGAAAATGATGATGAGATTGAGGACGAAGTGGACAGGGAtgcagaagaagaaggaggtgACACAGCCACCAAAACCTGGGACAAAGATGCTGAGGAGGGCAACGAGGTGAGACCCAAAGACGGGCTCCAGGACCTGCAGTACTTCCCCAACTTCTACCGTCTGCTCAGCAGCCTCGACTcag ATCAAGACactcaggagagagagacattgaTCACCATCATGAAGACGCTGATTGACTTTGTGAAGATGATGGTGAAGTACGGCACTATCACGCCTGAGGAGGGAGTGTCCTATCTGG AGAACCTGGATGCTATGATAGCCATGCAGACCAAGAACAAGCTGGGTAAGGCTCTCGGGCCTCCTGACTTCACTGGACCCAATG GAAAAAACTTGGATGAGGATGACAACACGAAGGCTGAGGCCGCCAAGATGCAGAAGGAGTATGAAAACCTGAAAGACTCAACCAAGGAGGAGCAGCCATCAACTGAGACCA ATCAGCCCGGCAAGTCAGAGACCTATCTGGAGGCCATCAGGAAGAACATTGAGTGGttgaagaaacacaacaaagaaGAAGGCAAAGAGG ATTATGACCTGTCCAAGCTGAAGGACTTCATGGACCAGCAGGTTGACTCCTACATTGAGAAGGGCATCATCGCCAAGGATGAAGGAGACACTATCAAGAGGATCTACAGCAGCCTGTAA
- the scg3 gene encoding secretogranin-3 isoform X1, translated as MASYYVGLFVLFQLLALNAMSQISAFPTPTASTDVADKTVYNRQLTEERPLQEQIAEADSVKAAVQSAEGKRPTDSKDVESEQDLDDFTVLKSLADGQKSKETTELPLKKEGQYVPDESDSTKSRRLTEDYDSTKSGMDYGKYQDDTEGFRQVDGTPLTAEDIVQKIANKIYEEDDRGVFDRIVSKLLKLGLITDSQADTLEYQVAEALQDLITKNAKNNEIEDDESNEQETRGEQEDQGSDSNKDTWELPSRRYNKDEDDDEENDDEIEDEVDRDAEEEGGDTATKTWDKDAEEGNEVRPKDGLQDLQYFPNFYRLLSSLDSDQDTQERETLITIMKTLIDFVKMMVKYGTITPEEGVSYLENLDAMIAMQTKNKLGKALGPPDFTGPNGKNLDEDDNTKAEAAKMQKEYENLKDSTKEEQPSTETNQPGKSETYLEAIRKNIEWLKKHNKEEGKEDYDLSKLKDFMDQQVDSYIEKGIIAKDEGDTIKRIYSSL; from the exons ATGGCGTCATATTACGTTGGCCTTTTCGTCCTTTTCCAGCTTCTAGCCCTGAATGCAATGAGCCAGATATCTGCCTTCCCCACACCGACAGCCTCAACGGATG TTGCAGATAAAACTGTGTACAATAGACAGTTGACAGAAGAAAGGCCACTACAAGAGCAG ATTGCTGAGGCGGACAGCGTGAAGGCTGCAGTACAGTCAGCTG AGGGCAAGCGTCCCACTGACTCCAAGGACGTGGAGTCAGAGCAGGACCTTGATGACTTCACCGTGCTGAAGTCACTGGCTGATGGCCAGAAATCAAAGGAGACCACTGAGCTGCCACTCAAGAAGGAGGGCCAGTATGTTCCGGATGAATCAGACTCGACCAAGAGCCGGCGTCTAACTGAGGACTACGACTCTACCAAGAGCGGGATGGACTATGGCAAGTATCAGG ATGACACAGAAGGTTTCCGTCAGGTCGACGGCACTCCACTGACAGCAGAAGACATTGTCCAGAAGATCGCAAACAAGATCTACGAGGAGGACGACAGAGGGGTGTTCGACAGGATTGTCTCAAAACTGCTCAAACTGGGGCTG ATCACAGACAGTCAGGCAGACACTCTGGAGTATCAGGTGGCCGAGGCTCTCCAGGATCTCATCACCAAAAACGCCAAGAACAACGAGATTGAGGACGATGAGAGCAACGAACAAGAAACCAGGGGAGAGCAGGAAGACCAGGGCTCAGACAGTAACAAG GACACATGGGAGCTACCCAGTCGGCGCTACAACAAAGACGAGGACGACGATGAAGAAAATGATGATGAGATTGAGGACGAAGTGGACAGGGAtgcagaagaagaaggaggtgACACAGCCACCAAAACCTGGGACAAAGATGCTGAGGAGGGCAACGAGGTGAGACCCAAAGACGGGCTCCAGGACCTGCAGTACTTCCCCAACTTCTACCGTCTGCTCAGCAGCCTCGACTcag ATCAAGACactcaggagagagagacattgaTCACCATCATGAAGACGCTGATTGACTTTGTGAAGATGATGGTGAAGTACGGCACTATCACGCCTGAGGAGGGAGTGTCCTATCTGG AGAACCTGGATGCTATGATAGCCATGCAGACCAAGAACAAGCTGGGTAAGGCTCTCGGGCCTCCTGACTTCACTGGACCCAATG GAAAAAACTTGGATGAGGATGACAACACGAAGGCTGAGGCCGCCAAGATGCAGAAGGAGTATGAAAACCTGAAAGACTCAACCAAGGAGGAGCAGCCATCAACTGAGACCA ATCAGCCCGGCAAGTCAGAGACCTATCTGGAGGCCATCAGGAAGAACATTGAGTGGttgaagaaacacaacaaagaaGAAGGCAAAGAGG ATTATGACCTGTCCAAGCTGAAGGACTTCATGGACCAGCAGGTTGACTCCTACATTGAGAAGGGCATCATCGCCAAGGATGAAGGAGACACTATCAAGAGGATCTACAGCAGCCTGTAA